In the Schistosoma mansoni strain Puerto Rico chromosome 7, complete genome genome, TGGAATTACTATATTTTAAATGGTGAAGATTTTTAGgtgatttaaaaaagaaaaactattGGAAGTCAAAGAGAATTGGTTAGTTTTTTGTTGAGCTTAAATTGTGACCCTTCTCTAGTAGTGAAAATCTATGAACAATGAATTGAACTTGTGATATAGTCAGGTTTTACTTCTGAATTAAACTTTTTATTAGCCTACATTTTAATGGgagatcattttattttatgtcactttgccctggtacggccgagattgGAAAGAGTCAGTTCCTCCTTTCCAAATGTTCTTACTTGGTCATGCGTATACAACTTCTGcaaaggaagtcctactcaatacCTGCTCACAGAGGGGGAGTTCTCTACAAAATTGAGACGAAGAAAAGCAATTTggccgggttggtggatatggagaatccaactaggagagttggaaaaccctcattccaaactaatggtgcacatgggctccatgaTCCTGATggagcaaatggcgtatgaaccaattgttagtgactagctaccatgggactgcatttcctaacgttgctcctctgccttgtgaattagacctctaggttaaaggctcgtggagtggctccctaagaaaactatctgcctcagtttgggcacccatGCAGTATTCCAGCCtccacataaatcgaatgacgaAAAATGTCGCATATATATTCGGTGCCTCCTTgtgccaatgtttatgtgtttaaataaataaatgaaagtttATTAACAAAATAACATATTGAAAATGATTGGTAAACTGAAAGTCTTTATGATGCAATCGGTAGTCAGCATTCTTTTTTGATACGTTCAGTTTGGTCTTGAAGTCGTTGTCTTAATTGTGATTGCTCCATCTGTGTAATTAAACTTAACGTCGTCAGTACTTAGCCAGTAATTTGTTAGttaatttatctttaaaaaaGCAGATCATTGTATTTCTTTTAGTATTATAGCCGTTTAAGCATAATTATGCTGATAAAATCGATCATGATTGAGATAATGACTTTTAAGGTCACGTATTTAGAACTTATTCAAAAAATGGAACCATTCCTTATTTCAGTAGAAAAGGAAATAGATAAAGTACTTTATAGAACACTTAAACACTAGATTCATCTGAAATTGTGGACTTGAAATATTGGTAACTAAATGGCGAGATTTATGACACGAAGTGGCGTATTAAGCAcatatggatggtggctaacagtggaattcacgACGcgtgtttcttcctatttgggactcgtcagctggatatacctgcatcccagagctgatattcactccaggactcgaacccagtaccgtttgcttcaaacgccatcacgttatccacttcgCTGCTGAGTTCAGGTAACCaatagcttgtgcaatgaggtgaagttttaattcatttttgttttgattgtttgagtcttcccattgaccaggctagtggctatctggattcCGTAGCCAAGTGGACAACGTGATGGCTTTTGAAGCAAATGGTACTGGGcccgagtcccggagtgaatatcaactctgggatgcaggtaaattcggctgacgagtcccaattaagaagaaacacgcgtcgtggattctactgctagccactattcatttcAGCTTccaatgtttgtgacttaaggaaATATCAAAGCAATCCAtacatatgtcaatataaggctgatcaattgcataaATGGAAAAACTCAAACGaccaaaacaaaaatgaattaaaagtgACGTTTGTTATAATGTGCGTTGGTCAACCAAAATAATCAAACAGGAGTGATTCTCATTTTCCCCTATTCAAAGTAGAGACTTAGACAAATTGAGTTGCATATATAATGCTTTGGATAACAGGAACTGAAATCGCTACTGTAGCAGTCCCGACATACGTACCGAAACCACCTGCAATAAAACAGTACTGTAGACAGATTTGTTCTAAACTTTTTGATACAGTAACAGTTATACTATATAAATGACTTTTAGCTACATACTTATTTAGTGATGGATAATAAGACTATCCTGTAGTGTTGATGAATTGGAACCTTTTCGATAAGTCTAATTTATTTCATACCTTTCCGGGATACAAAAATACTATGCTTATATATTCAAATGCAAAACCTTTATGACATTGTTATATTGTTGAAAGTAGTCGACAAGAAACTCTTGACCTAAGTTTCTCAGTAGTTGGTACTTATCAGCAGGGTATGTTTCAAATCTTAAAGGAACAGCTAATCCCTATAGGATTAGAACTCACATCACAACTTGGTCAATATTAAAAAGGACAAGAGAAACATAACACTGGTCATTAATCAATGATCAACTGCCAATGTACTTGTTAAATTCGGTACCGATGAAACAGTACTGTTAGTGAATAGGAGAAGAGAGAAGTAATGAATtagataatttaataaaaactaaTGTAACTTACAAACAATTTGACTAGGAATAGAAAAAATACAATATAATAATTAGGAAAGATTAGACTTTATCATGAATACATAAATACAATGGGTTGGTTTtttaacaataacaacaacaacactcaatcAATGGTTACAAATGCTTCTTGTGATTATAGGTATGTTGTTTCGGTTTATTGggtatacatttcatcaatttaTCTAAAAATGCTTTCGTATGTTAACTAGCCACCAAATACCCTGATACGGTCAAGGGTGGGGAGAATCTGCTCTCTtcaaaatgttctcacatggttACGCGTATACAACTTCTGcaaggaaagtcctactcaataCCTGCTCGCAAACGGGGTGTactctacgaaattgagaggatggaaAGCGTATGTCCGGCAgtagctttaaccgggtcggtggatatggaggatccaactaggggaattggaaaaccctcattccaaactaatggtgcacatgaggtCCCATGATCCTGAAAGTAAAAATGGCGTTTGAGTTTATTGTTTATCACTGGCTACCGTGATACAGCATTCCCTAAGGTTGCTACATGCCAAGGGCTCATTGAGTGGCTTCCTAataaaactacctgcttcggtttaggtACCCAGACCATACACTTGTACAttttggtacccctttgtacaaACAtctacgtgtttaaataaatagtcaAATAAATGTATGCTAAATTGATGCAATCGGAAAATATAAAAGTATTCGGATGGGACCTACACACATAATACTACTATGATAAATTACAAGTAGTTTGATGTTGGTATATGAAAAATAAGCAAGCAAGTACATGTAGATCGAAGATATAATATACATACACGTGTTATATTCTGATGAAAAAGGGAAGTTAGAtgattggaggtagtcaacacaAAACTCTGCTTGACCCAAGTCCTGTGCCAATCGGTATTCATGAGCTAGTAAGGGGTATCTGCAATGTTAACGGAGCAGATGTTTACTAGTAGAATATGAACCGATGTTTGAAAAGTATCTAAAGTTATTTTTTTACTTCGTCTAGGTTGACTTAACTAGTGAATCAACGTAAATGACCATTACATCATACAACAATTAATGCACCGTCAACTCATACAATTTGGTGTGAAAAAGACTTATTTTAACTCAATATTCGTAAACATTGGTTTAGAGATAAATTTTCTTTAGAACAGTTTTGTACTCTAAGACATGTACGAAATCATTCAAGACGTATATACTCAGTTTGTATGAGTAACGGCAAGGGTAAAACTATGAAAAGAACAGTAATTCACTTGACCTAACAAAAAAACAGGACAACAAAAGATTTAAGTAAACGACAACCTCTACGTTTTCTTGAGACTCCCTCACATTATTTTTTTTCGAGAATGAATTGTGTAACTCCTATGATTACGTTTCTAACCATATTCAACTTGTCACAGTGAAATGATCAGTGTTTCATATTCTTTAATGGTAATTATTTCCCAGACTTATGTTTATAAACTTGCTCCATCCGAGGCGTAACTGGAAATTAGTGCCTGAAGAAAGTCTCCTAGTGATCTCTgatttgtcagtcagtcagtcatatacAATGTAGAACCTGAAACGTGCGTTGGTTCAAGTTGCTATACAATATGAGCacgtcaaaataaaactaccAAGACAAATCACGAATCAGTATTGATTAGTGATAACCATAGTCTGTTTATAGTTAGAGAAAAAGAGATCAACTACAAATCTTCATGAGAACGTTACTTGTATGGTACTAGTTGCTTTGGTAAATGACATACATATGTGTATAGTCTGATCAGTAAGTGCACAATTTATTGTATCAattaaatcaatttattatGGAAAGAGATGAGGCTTTCAGAAACCCTTAAAGATCTTCCTAAAGAGGGTTTTGATGTGATTTGTTTGCTTTCAATCTCGATAGACATTAGTGATCAGATGGAACAATTGCGCAACATTAAATTCTTAATGATGCTTAGGAAAAACTTTCAAAAAACTTatgaagtattttcatagttgaaagcgtgcatcaattgaatctagaccaccagggaaaacctggaagcattggacggccgtttcgtcttattgtgggactcctcagaagtgcgcatacacgacctcgtctcgcgagattcgaacccaggacctaccagtctcatgccagagcacttaaccgatagaccactgagccagcatccaacggtgttaatgtctaacttcaactaacctACGAAATTgatcaaccgttcaccattgtcttcagtgagttgatatcttccaacagacgtggtttgaactccactggtcactgcttctcactagaactcctggatttacctctcgaagtcagtcactagtgagcaaattattattattatcagaaggggtttttgtggataaaacggtcgtccagtgcttccaggttttccctagtggtctagcttcaattgactcacgctttcaactatgaaaatactaaatctccacaaaaacccccttctgaattTATGAAGTGTTAAGGGGTATTCAAGGGAGATAACGCATTAGAAAAAACCGATTCCTTTAGCAGATAACATACATTAGTAACCATTTTATAAATACACTAATAATCCAGAGATAATTTCTTTACTACAAGTGAAAAAAACATAGATGCAACTGTTTGACCAGTGTTTATAATAAGGACTGGACACTTTTTAAGTGGAAAACAAGTGGATAAAGGAAAGATGAACAAGAAcaaaaagtttttaaaaaaaaattggacTGATGGAGGGGGTAAGTTTAACTTTTACAAAGTGAATAATAGACAGACTTATCCAAAAAAAGTATTTGTAATACAGGATTCTGTGTATAGTAGTCACATCCTTATcgaatatttaatttttaaaagtgTATATATACTAGTTCATCTTACCTAACAAAATAGAGAATAAATTATAACAAATAACTTTAACAAAAGGTGATCTTGTAACATTGACCTAACACTTGATTATTGATTAGACAGTTTATTTGAAGGAGAAAAGATTGCTTTTTCACTAAGTTACAAATAGGTGAACTGATTCATAACAGTATTATAATAGTGAACTTAGGAATAAATTAAGCAACTAatataattcatatttatattacgaccagatctaagttagacaaccgcTGAAAACTGGAGGCATTGGGCAGTTGTTTTGTACTAGTATAGAGCTCCTAAATGGTGGGCATCCACGACTCCGCAACTGAGAATCAAATCCAGGACCTTTAGTCTCGCACCTCAAGACTCCTGAGCATGTATGTAATGGTGTGAAAGTTTAAATTCAGTCGATTTACGATAATGCGTGACCATCTTTCACTGTCTTTAATGATTCGGCAATAAAATCGATAGTGTGGATTCCGATaatcacaaaataatgaaacaatGTAAAGATTTCAAACACGAACAGATTGTGGTGGAGTAAATGTAGGAGAAACTTTGCGTAAACGGTTGTGCCCTACAATCTTGACAAAACAACTTAATGGCATGAAGGTTACTGGCTTAAATTCTGTTTCCTCCTTTAATTATTTCACTTCCCGTTTTTTGCGCATCAAAAGTTAGCCATGAATCAGACAGATATCATTAGTCTTGAGCCTGGTACAGATGTGCATGACCCAAGTTACCGTACCTGATTAGCCCCATGAAAAGATGACAAAAGAGATCAAAATAACGTAGTAGCAATAATAGAAAGAAAGACTAAACTTTGGGAATATGTTTCGAGAAAACAAAGTGGAAAGATATCTATGAAAGGATGCTGAAATTCAACCACTTCACTCCTTATCATTAGTTTGGAAGTTAATGCAGACCGGTTATGAAACGAAATTTTGTGTTTAAAAGGAGAGAAACTCATTCCGAACATGCTAGTATTGTTTTTCGAGGCGGTCAAAAGACTGCATTTCGTCAGCGTTTTCGCCAAACAGGagtatatcatctgcgtatctAAGTCGATAGGCGAACCTCTTGGTAAGACAAAGCCCCTTGAAAAGTTAATCGAAGGAAACGTTATTTTGAGGTAAAAATCGGTGGCAAAACTAAGTAAAAATGGGAGAAGTGGGTAACTCTGATGAACGCTAATTGAGGGTGACGATTCAGATGGCAGTTCTCCATGAGCTTTGGCTCGACCAATAGTGTCTGAGTGGAGAGTTTTCACAAGATTCTTCGGTACAACTTTCAATGACAAACATTACCAAAGAACCTTCCGGTCAAAAAAATTGAATCCTGACTTAAGGTCAGGAAATAAAGCATAATCGGGCGTCATTAGTTATGCAAAAATCTAAAACATGGCGAAGGGTGGGTGTTTGGTCAATAAATCCAAGTCTGAAACGAGCCTGGTATTCTCCAGTTTGTTTCTCACGAACCCTAGGTAAGTGTCGGATTATTGTTGAAGCTAATATTCTCGACACCGCATTGATCTGATTCCTTCATAGTTATTATAGGAGACTTTTTGTCCTTCCTTGTACACTGGAACGATCATATATCAAGGCCAGTCAGATAGGATTACATTCTGTTCCCAGGCTTCAGACAATATCGTAGTTAACTGATAAAACAACCACCATTCTTAAAAATCTCTGGGGTTTAGTCACTAGGGCCTGTTGCTTGCTATCATTTTAGATTACTTGAGGTCTTTTCAACCTCATTAAGTGTTGGGGGACTTGTATCGATTCATTATTTAAGTTGATTGGAGATAGATGTTAACTTCAGAATAGCTGCAGGTCAGTTGAACTGTTGCCTAAAGTGTTCTTCCTATCTTTCTTACTTCCAGATTGAAATCGAATAATATTTCCGTTCTCCTTTGAAATAGCCTCACTAAAAACTGTCTTTTTATTACCTATCCCCTTAATTAATCGATTGAGTTATCTAGTGTTACCTACAATCACTGCCTGTTTCATCCCTTGTACTTTGTTGCCCACCACTCCTCACGATTGTTGCGTAAACTTGTCTAGTTTATTCTTGAGTTGTAGTAGCTTTTCAACGTTCTCCGAACCTATGAGGACGAGTTTTGGAGCCCCTATGCATTCAGTGGATGGCACCGAAATTCACTGGTTTTTCCTAACTTTTGTTTAAGTTGTTCATAGATGTCATCGTCATATCTGAAGCTATCTGGATATCTTTAGGCTTCTTCAGGATGAACTGTTTCCCTATGACCGACTAGATACCTGGGTACCCAATTCTTCCCTGAGTACACCTTCGACCTTGTCTTCGGATCAATATCTAGGGGGTCTCTTGTTGTGACTTTTATTCGTCCAGTAAAACGCACAGAAATACGTGCTCTCATTAGGGGATGATAGGAGTCTAAGCATGTACTCCAGTAGAAGCGACAGTCTCCTGTCGTGCCTCTCCAACGATGGATGATGGAGACATGATCTATTTGTGTTTATTATGGTGTTGATATTGGGCGTTGAAATTTCCTGCTATAACTACTACGTCTGGGTTCCTAACTTTCTGAAGGATGTCATGAAGTTTCTTGTAAATCTTTTATTTACTCCATCTAATCTGCAGTCAGTAGAAGCGTAAGCAGAAAAGATAAAGAGGTAAAGGCGTGTCTCTATCTTTCTGAGTTTTTGATGTGACATCAAGGCGTATAAGATATAAGTGGCTGTCGATAGAGATCAAGTCATGAAGTACCTACCCAACTTTcagacttaatgctatacctacaccGGCAAAAGAGTTTCTGTCGCGTTTGCAGATACATGAAGGATATATCGCACCAGCTCTCCATACTGGCTacgtgaggtcaagtgaatgaccatgCTAGAGTCCTGCATGTGTGTTTCACAGAAACAGAACATACAGACGACATGAGATTTTAGGGTCTTAGCTAGTGACGCTAGTTCTCCGACGTTATATAGGGTTTGGACATTGAGAGCTCTGACGTGTAGTTTGAAGAGCAGTTTCGGGAGACCTGGTATAGCATTTCGGGAACTCGAATTGGTAGCGACGGTGGTACAAGTTGGAAAACCCAAAGGCAGAAGATGAGGATTGATAGTGgaaataaaagtaatatttaGTGATGAAGACTGGCTATGATTATGAACGAGATTATCTCGCTAGTCGTTAGAAGTATGAAAGCATTTTTCACTTCTCGGTTGGTTCTATACTTCAAAAGGCCTTGGCGCTGGAGATGATTTGTGGAACACGGTATGTCATTTTAACGCCGACCTTTTCCAGCCTATTCATTCCATTATGAGGAGACGGAATCGGTGCAGATGATGCATTGGCAAGCCCTACGCAGTTAGCAGTGAGACTACGCCCTTAAACCTTAAGTTGTTCCTTTTTGTCTTATGATTCTCCAACCGATTTGCCTAAGGAGACACGTGTTACAAAAAATGTAACGTCATTGGACTATAACGATATGCAAGCCCAACTAACatatcaaggtagcagctacggtcagTTTGGGAGAAGCGAGTGGAGTTCCAAGTCGTTGCCGTTATTATCCGGATATCATGAAGTTTTCGCAGATGAGGTTAATGAGCTTCATTCCTCCCTTGTTGCCAACAAGGAATTCCCTCCAATTGGTTTACCTCACCATCGGAGAATGTATAGAGACGTGTTAGATGCTGTTGGTATTGACGTTAAACGTTTAGATTGAAATAAACTTTTCTTTTCAGAAGGCTTATTCTCCTGTTTTCGCTATTGCGTGGTTTAACATGGGTACGGCTGAAGTGGAGTAGTGGTAAAATAGATTAGGTGTATACATATTTTAGACGACTGTATCCAAGTCACACTCCACTAGATGGAACATATTACAGCTGGATTCATATGATTTAACtctgaatggaacattaaaAAACTTTCTGACTTCTAATTCGAAAGACCACAGATTACCATACATTTACTTGTCTTCAGTTCATTTATGTCGTTCGGGTGATCCGTACTGATATTTGTCGCTATTTTACGTCACTGTACAGATGAAAAGTATATCTTGAACTAATATACTGTTGTGTTAATGAGTTACATCACACAATTTGTTCTCTTTTCTAGGCGTACATATACTCGATGTGTATATATTATTCTTAGACTTTCTACAGGTCAATGTTAAGTCCTGAAATTTCGGTACGTGAACTAAGGCTAAATAAGtctgaatctcagtgatttaAACACTCGACTATCAGTAAATAGGATGAGTTTGAAACCAATCTATTTGCTTCCATATGAACGAGTTAGTAACACAGTTGAGAATTTTGTGGTGAATAACTCATATTTCAGAAACTGAGTCGACATGTTATTTTCAAAAGTAAATACAAGTCTTACAAATTCACATCATGAGTATAGCATGGAAAAAAATGCTGGTAAATGCCAGCACTTACAGTGTTTCATCTGGTCGATAATGTATGACAGCTTTTTTACAACCAACAGCCTCTTCACCCATTGAAGCATGGAATTCAAAAAATTTCTCAAATACAGCAGCAAAACAATTTCTTTTTAATAACGCAGCTTTCTGTGCTATTAAGGCATAATTTTCTGGTAAATGCTCTAGATCATATAACAATGAGACACTGCAACCATCTTCaggtttatttaataaatactgGCCGTATTCTCTTCTTAATACCTGTTTTGTAATATCAGAATGAATGTATAAGACCATAAATATTGACAAACCTCGTTTGCTCCATGTTCCTGTAATTCCTGAAAAAAGTTTAGTGTTATACTGACAAGAATTTTTGATCGGTCATTTGGAACACTTCTTAAATGATAAATAGCACCATCAAAATCAGCTAGTGTTTGGTTGAATTTCTCGAATTTTAAACTAGCAGTGATAATTGGATAATTAGCAACCCAAGAAAAGATTCCCTACCCATTTTTTGCATTCTCAAATCGATATAGGAGGGTTTCCTCAACCGCTCTATTGAAAATTTCCaaaaatatcattattcatttgtattgcGAGATGATCTTTAATGGTATTTTGGCTTGCTGGATTAAAAGTACAGCATGGCAATGACTGGTGTCAACACATATGAACGATAAGTTTACGATCAATCAAAATTCTTgtcatgaataaaaataaaattgaacagtgtgaggtttaaaaaataaataacttttattgGCAAATTTCGAAAATGATACTACAAATTCGAGGACGTTTAGAAAAAGAAGCAAAACAGTTACCTCACTAATATAATCGGCTTTTTATAGACTCTACACTataaatttcatttcttttactGACATAGGTTAAAAAAGTAGCAAGTGGAAAATAGGGGTCTTTAAAAGATTATTTTCCAATTGTAATAAAAGACGTTTTCCCACTTGGCTACTTAGCTTCTTTTGATTCTTACGGTTCTTGTTACAGTATAATTTCACCAAAATTTCATCATCTAGTGAGTAAAGTATGAACGAAGTGATTATTCCGGATCTGCTTGAAGCTTTGTACTTATTATGGATTCACCTGGGTCCGTTAATGATGAGTCATTAGTAAGAGCCCATTGATATGTATAGTTTACTAAAGATTAGATAGCAAAGAACTGGAAATTAGCAATTTATCAGGCTGAATCAAGTAGTCCTGGTACAGTACCAGCTGCTTCAAAACAAAGGAAAAACGTATGCCGATGGGGAATAATTGTCAACTGTAAAGTGTTATGATTTGGACAGATAGGTGCGTTCCTGACAGTTAACTAAAATACTCACCAACGAAGAACATGGTGATGGTATTTTGCCTATACCCACCATGGTGCTGAAAATTTCAAAACTAATGTAGATCAACCGATCCCCCATCCTTATGATGTCTGGTTATAAATTGATGTTTTAACAAAATTTAGATACTTATTAGTGTTTTTCACTCGGTTGGAGTCATTTGCTATTTATTACTTTAAAAGACATAAGGTCAAACCACGAAAAAGAAACTCAGCTAAAAGGGTCGGAGTGATAAAACCAAGAAGCTAAACAGAAGTAAAGTGAACACACAGTAATTTACTTTAGACATGATGGTCTTCTAATTTAGGGCGAATGTTCTCCTGTATCATTCAAACCAAATTTCATGTGGGTTTAATATACTACAATTACAATAGTAAGTTATTACATACTGTAAAAATAAGTATCGGATGTTCATCTTTATAAGAGCCTTAATGAGCGCACCGATGGTCTCAATTTGTATACAAAAAAACACTTGAGATAGAATTAAACACTCGAATGCGAATATCGCAATAATCGTACAGTTTAACTTCAGATTAAAAACTTTTCACACTAAAATACTTGAATCCTACCTGACAACAAATCCGTAAACCACGGCTAAGGTATACGGCCTTCAGAATAAATTTGCGCCCTTCAATATTTAACAAACAACCAACAAAAACAATGTCTTATGGAATTTTTCTCAATAGAAATATAAGGGTATGTGATACTTCAACTTTATATCTGAGCTGTGAACTCCAACTCCTAGATAGCGATGAAGTACTCTAAAAACTCCTTTTACCTATTAGAAAAAGtatattgtaataattttattacGAAATATAAACCTGATGAATCATTTCATCTGTAAGATATCAAAATCCAACAAACTTCTGGCTAACGAGAAGCCATAAAAGTATATTTATCACGAAGACGAATTGAACCATAATAGTTTTGGCCCTGTAAATTATAACAAAGTAATCGTGCAAACTGTTTTTGATCATGTCCTCGAGAATTTATCTGTGGAGAGAGTGTAAAACACTGGCACTAGTTGCCCGAAGTTGACACATCGAGAAAACAACTAATCCTCTGTTGATTTTCCCTTCACAACAGCCAGCATTGACGTGGTAAAATTACTGCCCTCACACTGATAATCAGAGACCGTGAAAGGAATACCACAGTTTACGGAAAAAGATAATCATTACATGCTGCAAGAACCGAGAAGTTTCCAGAATGTCCGTAAGGTGACTACACATGAgacgttttcttttctttttcctaTTCTGAATCAATAATGtctcatttttatttgttagtATGCCGAAAACATTTGAACTGAATTTCTGTGTGTTCATTTTGTAGGCCAGACTTGCATTACACGTTATTTTCAAACTTCCGCCTTCCAGTCTAGCATCCATTCCTCAGTATGAGCAACTTGCGAAATGTTTTACACTTCCATCATTTCTGTCATCTATAAATGATGCTGCTTTCCATTCTGCTCAGTTCTGTTTAGTTAACAAATTGTTTGGGGTTGTCAGTTTTCCAAATGAtgcaaataattttatttgttttaagtaTATAAGATTGTTTGTGAACGTGGACAAGTTCTCCCTGATTTTCTAATATTGTGAAACGATTCCAAGTTTGTCTTCGGTGGAAAACTAAGCAAAAATTTCTAACATATTTTGTCAGCTCTTTCTCACGAACCGATATTTAGATTCCTACTGTTGTTTGCTAAGCTAACTGTCTACTCTATGGTTGGTGTGACTGAGGTATTTGATCGTCAGTAGTAAAGGctaagtgaaataaaaactgATGATggcaaatttaaacaaaaatcaaaAGTATTTATCTAATAACATCACTGAGCTGAAAATAAACTCTTCAAGGTCGTTCCAATTAATAAAGCTGGATAATAAGAATAAGTTTCTTCCACGTACTTTTTAGACATTCACACTGACTGTGGATTCGAACGAAGAAACGTAGAACCCACAGGACACAGTCACGAACGAGCCACAGTATGAGGAGACTGGCAcctgtagtttatttatttaaacgcataaatattggtacaaggaagcaccagatatatatgcacctcacaaatctcattcgatttg is a window encoding:
- a CDS encoding putative arp2/3, whose product is MIFLEIFNRAVEETLLYRFENAKNGLKFEKFNQTLADFDGAIYHLRSVPNDRSKILVSITLNFFQELQEHGANEVLRREYGQYLLNKPEDGCSVSLLYDLEHLPENYALIAQKAALLKRNCFAAVFEKFFEFHASMGEEAVGCKKAVIHYRPDETLYISALADRVTVIFSTVFKESDDLIIAKVFLQELTEVRRRFDRAPQVLYSQSVPPSELIGTDAAVGENVAYITFDTRSMSQQHQHLSTPPVRQTSVSSTSSSSTSYTTTLPQSSDFMLNNGYI